The sequence ACGGCGCGCCTGCCTCGGTCCGATGCCCGGGAAAGATTTAAAAATATCGGTTAGTTTATCTATGGAAGACATTAACAATTTGTATAATAAATTTCACTTTGCTCCGCTTAAAACGTCTTTATATTCGGGCAGGTTCAGAGACCGTTTCAAAACTCGTCAGACGCTCCCGCCGCGAAATCGTCAAACTTTCCGCTCTTATCCATGGACAAAAAAGTGGCCTTGTCAGAATCAAAATAAAGGTCCACTTTTCCTGTCGGGCCGTTTCTGTGTTTTTCTATGAGAATTTCTGCTGTATTTTGCCTTCCGCCTCCTTCTTCGTCTTTTTCACGATGAATAAACATGACAACGTCCGCGTCTTGTTCAATACTGCCGGAGCTTCGCAGGTCAGATAGGCGCGGTTTGCCACCGCGCTGTTCAATGGCGCGGGAAAGCTGGGACAGGGCGAGAACTGGCACGTCAAGTTCGCGAGCCAAATGTTTTAGGGAACGGGAAATCTCGGTTATCTGCTGAACTTCAGAGTCCGTGTTTTTTGTTTGAGTGGGGGCCATGAGCTGAAGGTAGTCAACGATAATAAGGCCTAAACCCTTTTCTCTTTTTAGCCGCCTCGCCACGGAACGCATTTTTAGAATGTTGTTGGCCGGCTGGTCGTCTATGTAAATGGGTGCTTTTGAAAGAGCGTCCAAAGAATCGCGAATCTTGTCAAATTCCGACTCCTGGGTAAGCCGTCCCGTGCGCAGTTTCCACGCGTCCACTCGCGATTGTGCCGCGAGCATTCTATCCACAAGCTGTTGCGCGCTCATTTCCAGTGAGAAAATGCCTACAGGTACGCCGTGGTTGGTGGCGGCCAAACGCGCTATGTCAAGGGCAAAAGAGGTCTTTCCCATTGATGGTCGCGCGGCCAATATTATGAGGTCTGATTTCTGAAGCCCTGAAAGTTTCTCGTCCATTTCTTTGAAACCGGTGGGAATTCCGCGGAGTTCGTCTTTTGACTTGTGCAAACGGTCCAAACGTTCCCATGCGTCCGCAAGTGTTTCTGAAATGGCCAAAAACTTGTGAGCGCCTCCCATGTTTGTAACTTCGTAAATTTTCTTTTCGGCTTTGTCCACCAGTTCCTCCAAATCACCCGCTTCGTCGTAGCCAAGATGAGAAATGTATTCTGACGCCTCTATAAGAGAACGCATCATGTGCTTTTTCTGCACAAGTTCGGCGTAATATTTTATATTGGCGGCAGATGGCACCGTGTTGACGAGTTCCGTAAGATAAGTCGCTCCACCGATTCTTTCCAGATTTTTGAGTTCTTCCAAGCGTGTGGTTACGGACAGGAGGTCTATCGGAGTTCCTTTGGCGAAAAGTTCAAACATTACTCGCCAGACAACACGATGTCTTTCAGAATAAAACACTGCTTCACCGACGAAGTCGGTGATGTCATGCATCGTTTCCGGGCGCAACATCACAGAGCCAAGAAGAGC comes from bacterium and encodes:
- the dnaB gene encoding replicative DNA helicase; protein product: MTLQTARNVTNKLRIPPQSIEAEMALLGSVMLRPETMHDITDFVGEAVFYSERHRVVWRVMFELFAKGTPIDLLSVTTRLEELKNLERIGGATYLTELVNTVPSAANIKYYAELVQKKHMMRSLIEASEYISHLGYDEAGDLEELVDKAEKKIYEVTNMGGAHKFLAISETLADAWERLDRLHKSKDELRGIPTGFKEMDEKLSGLQKSDLIILAARPSMGKTSFALDIARLAATNHGVPVGIFSLEMSAQQLVDRMLAAQSRVDAWKLRTGRLTQESEFDKIRDSLDALSKAPIYIDDQPANNILKMRSVARRLKREKGLGLIIVDYLQLMAPTQTKNTDSEVQQITEISRSLKHLARELDVPVLALSQLSRAIEQRGGKPRLSDLRSSGSIEQDADVVMFIHREKDEEGGGRQNTAEILIEKHRNGPTGKVDLYFDSDKATFLSMDKSGKFDDFAAGASDEF